From Enterococcus mundtii, the proteins below share one genomic window:
- a CDS encoding MetQ/NlpA family ABC transporter substrate-binding protein, which translates to MKKIIRYTVLAFVALIWLAGCSQGNAETDTNKQTTVKLGIIGEDTDVWDDVKARLAKEDIDLEYVKFTDYNQPNAALADGSIDLNAFQHQFFLDNYNTEHGTDLVSIGNTVNAPLGIYSNTIQSIDDIKDGAKVAIPNDVTNGGRALLLLQTAGLIKVDPAKDQTPTTSDITENTKNLDISELDASQTARALNDVDLSVINSGVAVDAGLNPTSDAIFLEPVDDSARPYVNIIVARKEDENNEIYQKIVDTYQTEETAKVIEETSKGSSVPAWETFGKK; encoded by the coding sequence ATGAAAAAAATCATTCGTTATACAGTACTCGCTTTTGTTGCACTTATTTGGTTGGCTGGCTGTAGCCAAGGAAATGCCGAAACAGACACAAACAAACAAACGACAGTAAAACTTGGGATCATTGGAGAGGACACTGACGTTTGGGATGATGTCAAAGCACGTTTAGCAAAAGAAGACATTGACTTAGAATACGTGAAATTTACCGACTATAATCAACCGAATGCTGCATTAGCGGATGGCTCGATCGACCTCAATGCTTTTCAGCATCAATTCTTTTTAGACAATTACAATACGGAACACGGAACGGATCTAGTCTCGATCGGAAACACAGTGAATGCACCTTTAGGAATCTATTCCAATACGATCCAATCCATTGATGATATCAAGGATGGCGCAAAAGTAGCGATTCCTAACGACGTCACAAACGGCGGACGGGCATTGCTATTGCTACAAACAGCTGGTTTGATCAAAGTCGATCCAGCGAAAGATCAAACACCGACTACTTCAGATATTACTGAAAATACAAAGAACCTAGACATTTCTGAACTGGATGCCTCACAGACAGCTCGTGCATTGAATGACGTGGATCTTTCAGTGATCAATAGTGGTGTCGCAGTTGATGCAGGATTGAACCCAACGAGTGATGCGATCTTTTTAGAACCTGTCGATGACAGTGCCAGACCATATGTCAACATCATTGTAGCAAGAAAAGAAGATGAAAATAACGAAATCTATCAAAAGATCGTTGACACTTATCAAACGGAAGAAACAGCAAAAGTGATCGAAGAAACATCAAAAGGATCAAGCGTACCTGCTTGGGAAACATTTGGTAAAAAATAA
- the nhaC gene encoding Na+/H+ antiporter NhaC: MEKIKKPSFIEAVSVLIIIVATIAAGVVGFKISPNIAILIAIGMVMVYAVVKKQPTDRLHEGIINGLKPGIIPIFIFILVGALIAVWIQAGIIPTLMVYGFKIISVPWFVPSVFVVCAIVGSAVGSAFTVMSTIGIAFFGIGTTLGLNPALVVGAIVSGAVFGDKMSPLSESTNLAAAIVDADLFKHIKHMMWSTLPAFIVSLILFAFLGHTDKGASLTEIQNVTTILENNFTISIWSLIPLFLMLVCAWKKVPAILTILLNIAVAVGMIFIQDPSTSFSGLATVLESGFLSETGNAQIDALLSRGGIESMMPTVSLIILTLSLGGLLIEFELISTVMEVVSKKMTTTPKLIFTTLMTSIGVNLFIGEQFLSVILPGNAFKETYKKAGLDPTVLSRTLEDGGTVINYLIPWGIAGSFVASTFGIPTMTYLPFVFFSLLSPVFSMVSAITGLGIAKNKEKQEQLNVAKETI, translated from the coding sequence ATGGAAAAAATAAAAAAACCTAGTTTTATAGAAGCAGTGAGTGTATTAATAATTATCGTTGCAACGATAGCAGCCGGAGTAGTTGGCTTTAAGATTTCACCGAATATCGCGATTTTGATTGCTATTGGTATGGTCATGGTCTACGCAGTAGTGAAGAAACAGCCAACCGATCGATTACATGAAGGAATCATCAATGGCCTCAAACCGGGGATCATCCCGATCTTTATCTTTATTTTAGTCGGCGCATTGATTGCGGTCTGGATCCAAGCGGGCATCATCCCAACGTTGATGGTTTATGGTTTTAAAATTATTAGTGTCCCGTGGTTTGTGCCTTCAGTTTTTGTTGTGTGTGCCATCGTCGGCAGTGCAGTCGGTAGCGCCTTTACCGTCATGTCAACGATCGGTATCGCCTTTTTCGGTATCGGCACAACGTTGGGATTGAATCCTGCATTAGTTGTCGGTGCCATTGTTTCTGGAGCAGTTTTTGGAGATAAGATGTCGCCATTATCTGAATCGACAAATCTGGCAGCAGCAATTGTTGATGCTGATCTATTCAAACATATCAAACATATGATGTGGTCAACACTTCCGGCATTTATTGTTTCTTTGATTTTGTTTGCATTTTTAGGACATACAGATAAAGGTGCTAGCTTGACAGAAATCCAAAATGTAACAACCATTTTAGAAAACAACTTTACGATTTCAATCTGGTCTCTAATACCTTTATTCTTGATGCTGGTTTGTGCTTGGAAAAAAGTTCCAGCGATCTTAACGATCCTGTTGAATATTGCCGTAGCAGTTGGAATGATATTTATCCAAGATCCAAGCACTTCCTTCTCAGGACTAGCGACAGTCCTCGAATCTGGTTTTCTATCTGAAACAGGAAACGCGCAAATCGATGCGTTACTTAGCCGCGGTGGGATCGAAAGTATGATGCCTACAGTTTCCTTGATTATTCTGACGCTTTCATTAGGTGGTTTATTGATCGAATTTGAGTTGATCTCTACAGTTATGGAAGTGGTATCGAAGAAAATGACGACGACACCTAAACTGATTTTTACGACACTGATGACAAGTATTGGCGTCAATCTGTTTATCGGTGAACAGTTCTTATCTGTGATCTTACCCGGAAATGCGTTCAAAGAAACATACAAAAAAGCAGGACTTGATCCAACTGTTTTGAGTCGTACTTTAGAAGATGGAGGGACAGTCATCAATTACCTTATTCCTTGGGGGATTGCCGGTAGTTTTGTTGCCAGCACGTTTGGGATACCAACGATGACCTACTTACCATTTGTATTCTTTAGTTTGCTTTCTCCCGTCTTTTCGATGGTCAGTGCCATTACTGGTTTAGGTATTGCAAAAAATAAAGAAAAGCAGGAACAATTGAACGTTGCGAAGGAAACGATATAA
- a CDS encoding amino acid permease gives MESTEQTKLKKQLSSRHITMLALGGAIGAGLFKGSGEAIGIAGPAVLLAFLIGGGILFIVMSGLGKLVLDGGDTQHGLSGLIRPYLGNHSADFVDWVYYSMWMINIIAEAVAAASFLQLWFPHVPAWCFILLLAILTTLINLYSVRLFAETEYWLAFAKISVIILMILFGIYLVGQQMLGTGIFPTLSQLTDHGGFTPHGLKGVVSSLLVVIYSYGGSELIAITVSEADDPKKAIPKAIKGVMGRIVSFYIIPLFLLLILFPWNTLAGSAVSPFVLVFEQMNIPFASDIVNFVIVLALFSSINSGVYASSRLLFFRLKDKKGTAKKLAKLNKHYVPQRAVLFCTSVLYLGVILSYFVGDKLFGYLAGSLSYTVLVIWLMISAAAFRLALKKGTWQAKSFNLFALIALSLILIGILMTNSIGVTVLTALLYAVIFFSYQKKKDVFAIKNEPFSSI, from the coding sequence ATGGAAAGTACAGAACAAACAAAATTAAAAAAACAGCTAAGCTCTAGACACATCACGATGCTTGCTCTGGGTGGTGCAATTGGTGCTGGTTTATTCAAAGGAAGTGGTGAAGCAATTGGGATCGCTGGTCCTGCAGTTTTGCTTGCCTTTTTGATCGGTGGTGGTATTTTATTTATTGTTATGAGTGGTCTAGGTAAGTTAGTTTTAGACGGTGGGGATACACAACATGGATTATCTGGCTTGATTCGCCCTTATTTAGGTAATCATTCTGCGGACTTCGTCGACTGGGTCTATTATTCCATGTGGATGATCAATATCATCGCCGAGGCTGTAGCAGCAGCTTCCTTCTTACAATTATGGTTCCCGCATGTACCTGCATGGTGTTTCATCTTACTTTTAGCTATTTTAACGACTCTGATCAATCTTTATTCTGTCCGCTTGTTTGCTGAAACCGAATATTGGTTGGCTTTTGCGAAGATCAGTGTCATTATCTTGATGATTCTTTTCGGGATATATCTCGTCGGACAACAAATGTTAGGAACTGGAATTTTTCCTACATTAAGTCAATTGACTGATCACGGTGGCTTTACTCCCCATGGATTAAAAGGGGTCGTTAGTTCATTACTTGTCGTTATCTATTCATATGGCGGGTCGGAATTGATTGCAATCACCGTCAGTGAAGCGGACGATCCTAAAAAAGCCATACCAAAAGCGATAAAAGGGGTCATGGGCCGAATTGTTTCCTTCTATATTATTCCGCTTTTCTTATTGCTGATTCTTTTCCCTTGGAACACTTTAGCTGGTTCTGCAGTTAGCCCGTTCGTCTTGGTGTTTGAACAGATGAATATCCCTTTTGCTAGTGATATCGTGAACTTCGTCATTGTCTTGGCACTCTTTTCATCGATCAATTCTGGCGTTTATGCTTCTTCCCGTCTATTGTTTTTCCGTTTGAAAGACAAAAAAGGCACCGCCAAGAAACTGGCAAAGTTGAACAAACATTATGTGCCACAACGTGCTGTATTATTTTGTACCAGCGTGCTATATCTAGGTGTCATTCTTTCCTATTTCGTAGGTGACAAACTTTTTGGTTACTTAGCCGGTTCCCTTTCTTATACGGTACTCGTGATTTGGCTAATGATCAGCGCTGCCGCTTTTCGTTTAGCATTGAAGAAAGGCACTTGGCAAGCCAAAAGCTTTAATTTATTTGCTTTGATCGCGTTAAGCTTGATCTTGATTGGGATACTCATGACAAATTCAATTGGTGTAACGGTCTTGACAGCTTTGTTATATGCGGTGATTTTCTTTAGCTATCAAAAGAAAAAAGATGTCTTTGCGATAAAAAATGAGCCTTTTTCTTCGATTTGA
- a CDS encoding oligosaccharide biosynthesis protein Alg14 produces MSQHERLLIAKNKALYFFPYVQTMDVISAKDLMDDSFMSSFQQQLDQYKLIIFLDYGFDVAFASRIRPYTNAKIILFFWNHFKEEHLQLLKKAEAEPAIDDIYHFDILEAKELGIKHNSSFYSKEMQLPKAEVTTDLFFGATDNGRKQRADDYQATFEQLGISTNFFILPSRGNDQEGYLTYTEYLQKTNGSTGILELLREGQSGVTLRTFESIFFQKKLVTDNKAISGYRFYNPQNIFLLEERNLDELPAFLNSPYQTVDREIIEFFDVENWSQRFIDYDPEVFSIYEYSGIEAR; encoded by the coding sequence ATGAGCCAACACGAACGATTGCTTATAGCGAAAAATAAGGCGTTATATTTTTTCCCATACGTACAAACAATGGACGTCATCTCAGCAAAAGATTTGATGGATGATTCCTTTATGTCATCGTTCCAACAGCAACTCGATCAATATAAACTAATTATTTTTTTAGATTATGGTTTTGATGTGGCATTTGCTTCTCGCATTCGACCGTACACAAATGCGAAGATCATTCTCTTCTTTTGGAACCATTTCAAAGAAGAACACCTTCAGTTATTGAAGAAAGCAGAAGCAGAACCAGCAATTGATGACATTTACCATTTTGATATTTTAGAAGCAAAAGAGTTAGGGATTAAGCATAATAGTTCGTTTTATTCAAAAGAGATGCAATTACCAAAAGCTGAAGTCACGACTGATCTCTTCTTTGGCGCAACTGATAACGGCAGAAAACAACGAGCAGATGATTATCAAGCCACATTTGAACAGTTAGGTATCTCAACAAATTTTTTTATTTTACCAAGTCGTGGAAATGATCAAGAAGGGTATCTGACCTATACAGAATATTTGCAAAAGACGAATGGTTCGACAGGTATTTTAGAATTGTTGCGAGAAGGTCAAAGTGGTGTGACATTACGAACATTTGAATCGATTTTCTTCCAAAAGAAATTAGTCACTGATAACAAAGCGATTTCCGGGTATCGTTTCTACAATCCACAAAATATTTTCTTGTTGGAAGAAAGGAATTTGGATGAACTTCCTGCATTCTTAAATAGCCCTTATCAAACCGTCGATCGTGAGATCATCGAATTTTTTGATGTAGAAAATTGGTCACAGCGGTTTATCGATTATGATCCTGAAGTATTTTCTATCTATGAATATAGCGGTATTGAAGCACGTTAG
- a CDS encoding glycerate kinase — MKLLAAIDSFKGSASSIELNQAALQGWGEAEQTVNQPIADGGEGTAEVIYATLGGEWRTLFCPDLLFRKKACRYLLTQKKNRKLAIIESTEVIGLDLLTEPTDQTIRLASSFGLGELIKDALNQQVDEVIVTLGGSGCSDGGLGLLQSLGAKLNGVTEGNPLLSIETIDVSQLERIEQRLTIAADVTSPYTGKQGATQLFGKQKGGSPETLAFLEAQAEKVAEQIKERTAIDLNKLPGSGAAGGIGGALAIVGATMKAGFMTVSELVDLENKIKSADIVITGEGRIDQQTIHGKVPYGVASLAKKHNKKVVAICGSREKDLGQLTTILPSVFSIQTGPTSLDKALDHQETLENVRILSQAISGLLQ; from the coding sequence ATGAAATTACTTGCAGCAATCGATTCGTTTAAAGGTAGCGCATCGTCTATTGAACTCAACCAAGCAGCATTGCAAGGCTGGGGGGAGGCGGAACAAACAGTCAATCAACCTATCGCAGATGGTGGCGAAGGAACTGCTGAAGTGATTTACGCTACTTTAGGCGGGGAATGGCGAACACTTTTTTGTCCGGATTTGCTCTTTCGGAAAAAAGCATGTCGTTATTTACTGACACAAAAAAAGAACCGTAAGTTAGCCATCATTGAATCGACGGAAGTTATTGGATTGGACTTGTTGACCGAACCGACAGATCAAACGATCCGGTTAGCTTCAAGTTTTGGTTTAGGAGAGTTGATCAAAGATGCTTTGAATCAGCAAGTAGACGAAGTTATCGTAACATTAGGTGGTAGCGGTTGTTCTGATGGAGGCTTGGGTTTATTGCAGTCATTAGGGGCGAAACTAAATGGTGTGACAGAAGGGAATCCTTTGTTATCCATCGAGACAATCGACGTCTCTCAATTAGAGCGAATCGAGCAACGATTGACGATCGCAGCGGATGTTACGAGTCCTTACACTGGCAAACAAGGTGCGACTCAGCTGTTCGGCAAACAAAAAGGTGGTTCACCAGAAACACTAGCATTTTTGGAAGCACAAGCAGAAAAGGTCGCTGAACAAATCAAAGAACGCACAGCAATCGATTTGAATAAACTCCCTGGCAGTGGCGCAGCTGGTGGAATCGGAGGCGCTTTAGCCATTGTCGGAGCTACGATGAAAGCGGGATTTATGACTGTTTCTGAGTTAGTAGACTTAGAGAATAAAATCAAATCAGCCGATATCGTGATCACAGGAGAAGGACGGATTGATCAACAGACAATTCATGGGAAAGTGCCTTATGGTGTGGCTTCTTTGGCAAAAAAACACAACAAAAAAGTTGTAGCAATCTGTGGGAGTCGGGAAAAAGATTTAGGTCAATTAACGACGATTCTTCCTAGTGTATTTAGTATCCAAACTGGCCCAACTTCTCTTGATAAGGCATTGGATCATCAAGAAACACTAGAGAACGTCAGAATACTTTCACAGGCAATCAGTGGCTTGTTGCAATAA
- a CDS encoding M20 family metallopeptidase, with protein MTTSTLTTHSFKEAIHQRLAEYQELALDIHDHPEVSNYEFYSSDALIKQLEKEGFSVTKDVAGHRTGFDARYASGKSGPTIAFLAEFDALPGIGHACGHNLFGTYSVLAASVLRERIAEIGGEIRVYGTPGEEGGENGSAKGSFVREGFFEDVDAALCVHPAYRYGKTTESLANDPVDIKFHGVASHAAAAPEKGVNALEALLQVFNGINALRLQLPKDVNIHGIITDGGVAANVIPEYAAGRFYLRAKNRQTLNAVYQKVENIVKGAALSTGTSYEFGLFQNSVDDVIVTPSFDALFFRHADVAGVPDEEIETKEQTSLGSSDVGNVSHVIPTIQPTVSISDEYIAGHSEEFKAAARSEKGLASIAIAAELLANTALDLFEKPELLDKIKQEHQAILAKK; from the coding sequence ATGACAACATCTACTTTAACAACACATTCTTTTAAGGAAGCAATCCACCAACGATTGGCTGAATATCAAGAACTAGCACTAGATATCCATGATCATCCAGAGGTCAGTAACTATGAGTTTTATTCGTCAGATGCCTTGATCAAACAATTAGAAAAAGAAGGATTTTCTGTGACAAAAGATGTAGCTGGTCATCGAACAGGATTTGATGCTCGTTACGCTTCAGGAAAATCAGGACCAACGATTGCTTTTTTAGCAGAATTTGACGCTTTACCAGGAATCGGTCATGCTTGTGGACATAACTTGTTTGGTACGTATTCTGTCTTAGCTGCCAGTGTCTTGCGCGAACGAATTGCTGAAATCGGTGGAGAAATCCGGGTATATGGCACACCTGGCGAAGAGGGAGGCGAAAACGGATCAGCTAAAGGAAGTTTTGTACGGGAAGGCTTTTTTGAAGATGTGGATGCTGCCCTTTGTGTCCATCCCGCATACCGTTACGGCAAAACGACAGAATCATTAGCGAACGATCCGGTGGACATCAAGTTCCATGGTGTTGCTTCCCATGCAGCCGCCGCACCAGAAAAAGGAGTGAATGCCTTAGAAGCGTTGCTTCAAGTGTTTAATGGAATCAATGCGTTGCGCCTGCAATTGCCAAAAGACGTTAATATCCATGGCATCATTACGGATGGTGGGGTCGCTGCAAATGTGATTCCTGAATATGCGGCGGGTCGATTTTACTTGCGAGCAAAAAATCGCCAGACATTGAATGCGGTGTATCAAAAAGTCGAAAATATCGTGAAAGGTGCGGCTTTGAGTACGGGAACAAGTTATGAATTTGGGTTGTTCCAAAATTCGGTTGATGATGTGATCGTGACGCCTTCATTTGATGCGCTGTTCTTCCGCCATGCGGATGTAGCAGGTGTACCTGATGAAGAAATCGAAACAAAAGAACAAACAAGTCTAGGCTCTTCTGATGTTGGTAACGTGAGTCATGTGATTCCGACGATCCAACCAACCGTCTCGATTTCTGATGAATATATTGCCGGTCATTCTGAAGAATTTAAAGCAGCTGCTCGCAGTGAAAAAGGACTAGCTTCGATTGCAATTGCTGCTGAACTATTGGCAAATACTGCCTTAGATCTATTTGAAAAACCAGAACTTCTAGATAAAATAAAGCAGGAGCATCAAGCAATCCTTGCAAAAAAATAA